A section of the Acidobacterium capsulatum ATCC 51196 genome encodes:
- the ybeY gene encoding rRNA maturation RNase YbeY: MILTDPDIRPAYARRLRVPQLELFLEQAIRAVKLRGDVSVLLTGDKQIRRWNREFRGKNKPTDVLSFPAAPLDGPDGPIPAPIAGDLAISVETADRQAAEHRHTLIEELKVLLLHGTLHLAGYDHETDNGEMARLEQRLRIKLGLKSALIERTQAADPKRLASASQAPARPAKKAASKPAKKMPAKKSSSRRLPARPAKRSR, translated from the coding sequence ATGATTCTGACCGACCCCGACATACGCCCCGCCTACGCCCGCCGCCTGCGGGTGCCGCAGCTCGAACTTTTTCTGGAGCAGGCTATCCGCGCCGTCAAACTGCGCGGCGACGTCTCCGTGCTGCTCACCGGCGACAAGCAGATTCGCCGCTGGAACCGCGAATTCCGTGGCAAAAATAAGCCCACGGACGTGCTCTCGTTTCCGGCCGCGCCGCTCGACGGCCCTGACGGACCCATTCCTGCGCCCATTGCGGGTGACCTCGCCATTTCTGTAGAGACAGCCGATCGCCAGGCCGCGGAGCATCGCCACACTCTCATTGAAGAGTTGAAAGTGCTGCTGCTGCATGGCACGCTGCATCTGGCCGGCTACGATCACGAGACAGACAACGGCGAAATGGCGCGCCTCGAGCAGCGCCTGCGCATCAAGCTCGGACTCAAGTCCGCGCTGATTGAGCGCACGCAGGCCGCCGACCCAAAACGTCTCGCCTCCGCAAGTCAGGCACCAGCGCGGCCTGCGAAGAAAGCCGCATCCAAACCGGCTAAGAAGATGCCTGCGAAAAAGTCCTCCAGCCGGCGATTACCGGCGCGGCCCGCGAAGAGGTCGCGATGA
- a CDS encoding PhoH family protein, producing MMKKALEITPNLEPLFGTRDENLRLMEDVLHVRIDFQSDGLVVQGPEESVERVERIFADFEALRRAGVNLHNGELNGMLRLVTADPSITLRSLVDAGKQRSAGAKRMVQPRSLNQRRYVESIEQSDMVFGIGPAGTGKTYLAVAMAASALLAKKVSRIILVRPAVEAGERLGFLPGSLQEKVDPYLRPLYDALYDLLEPERVDKMLERNIIEIAPLAFMRGRTLNDAFIIMDEAQNTTSEQMKMFLTRLGNNAKAVITGDITQIDLPNPRRSGLIEAMSVLQGVDGIGFVHFEDGDVVRHHLVQRIIRAYDSFGRNQQELPLSLDEDAAKAKSAPKPQ from the coding sequence TTGATGAAAAAAGCGCTGGAAATCACGCCGAACCTTGAGCCCCTATTCGGGACCCGCGATGAAAACCTCCGGCTCATGGAAGATGTTCTCCATGTGCGCATCGACTTCCAGTCAGACGGGCTCGTCGTTCAAGGGCCTGAAGAAAGCGTGGAGCGCGTCGAGCGCATCTTTGCCGACTTTGAAGCGTTGCGCCGCGCCGGCGTCAACCTGCACAACGGCGAACTCAACGGCATGCTGCGCCTCGTCACCGCTGACCCTTCCATCACCCTGCGCAGCCTGGTCGATGCGGGCAAGCAGCGCTCGGCCGGAGCCAAGCGCATGGTGCAGCCCCGCTCGCTCAACCAGCGCCGCTACGTCGAGTCCATTGAGCAGTCTGACATGGTCTTTGGCATCGGCCCCGCCGGCACCGGCAAAACCTATCTCGCCGTCGCCATGGCCGCCTCGGCGCTGCTGGCAAAAAAAGTGAGCCGCATCATTCTCGTGCGCCCCGCGGTCGAAGCCGGCGAGCGCCTCGGCTTTTTGCCCGGCAGCCTGCAAGAGAAGGTAGACCCCTACCTGCGCCCGCTCTATGACGCGCTCTATGACCTGCTCGAACCCGAGCGCGTCGACAAAATGCTGGAGCGCAACATCATCGAGATTGCGCCCCTCGCCTTCATGCGCGGCCGCACCCTTAACGACGCCTTCATCATCATGGACGAAGCGCAGAACACCACCAGCGAGCAGATGAAGATGTTCCTGACGCGCCTCGGCAACAACGCCAAGGCCGTTATCACCGGCGACATTACGCAGATTGATCTGCCTAACCCGCGCCGCTCCGGACTCATCGAGGCCATGAGCGTTCTGCAGGGCGTCGATGGCATCGGCTTCGTTCACTTTGAAGACGGTGACGTCGTGCGCCATCACCTCGTGCAGCGCATCATCCGCGCCTACGACAGCTTCGGTCGCAACCAGCAGGAACTGCCGCTCTCGCTTGATGAAGATGCGGCCAAGGCCAAGTCCGCGCCCAAGCCCCAATAA